In a single window of the Chitinivibrio alkaliphilus ACht1 genome:
- a CDS encoding bacteriohemerythrin encodes MSTLMLKWDDSFCVGDVFIDSEHQILFTLAQHLREQEGRLTAEQVKQYVQLILEYTQVHFRHEEDLLRQIEWEHIKEHRKTHRHIIDTMKELIRTNRDIRVLQEKMRAFVNAWVLEHIVQKDSLFKQSLIEKRGFFTL; translated from the coding sequence ATGTCTACCCTTATGTTGAAGTGGGATGATTCATTTTGTGTAGGCGATGTATTTATTGATTCTGAACATCAGATTCTCTTTACCCTTGCCCAGCACCTCCGTGAACAAGAGGGGCGCCTCACGGCTGAACAAGTTAAGCAGTATGTTCAGCTCATATTGGAGTATACGCAGGTGCACTTTCGTCATGAAGAAGATTTATTACGGCAGATTGAGTGGGAGCATATAAAGGAGCATCGAAAAACACATCGTCATATCATTGATACTATGAAGGAGTTGATTCGTACGAACCGGGATATACGAGTGCTTCAAGAAAAAATGCGGGCTTTTGTAAATGCTTGGGTGCTGGAACATATCGTACAAAAAGACAGCCTTTTTAAGCAATCTCTTATCGAGAAGCGTGGTTTTTTCACTTTGTAA
- the mutS gene encoding DNA mismatch repair protein MutS: MKKETPMMAQYNKIKRENPGVMLLFRLGDFYEMFGDDAKDAARILGITLTKRNHGGTTDTPLAGFPHHALDRYAHKLVKAGKRIAVCEQMEDPKKAKGVVKRDVVEIVTPGTGMDQTYVADRENTYIVSLYFHTKGFACAICDISTGEFQCQDGEFSLLEECLMRVDPAEILIPQGMADSAHEKRLTEWFPKATLSFAETGRYRVDRSQRVMQEHFSLSSLHGLGFEGRDELLIASAVLLEYLRDMKRNPLQHISKIEFMGDSRYAQLDPASIRNLEIIHPLLGGQEGGTLLSVLDKTVTVLGARLLKKWLVRPLRIPREIEERLDAVEWFKDTLMVTTKIRELLRRVYDLERCITRIVLGRASARDIVALRISLEQFPQLCDALQDVPCGEIQKCTSLLSGFEQLCEYISTTLVDDPPVSLREGGLIRAGVDSVLDEYRDISHNGKDWIARLQQEEKEKTGIDSLKVGFNKVFGYYLEVSKVNIAKVPDYFIRKQTLANSERYITPELKEVEEKVLTAEEKRGDLEYALFTELREYIATRCEAIQGAAQGIARLDLFSTLGHLAMENQYIRPSIRETGDLHILGGRHPVVEEMTDAAFVPNDTHFIEDTSQFFVITGPNMAGKSTYLRQNALIALMAQVGSFVPAQKAEVGLVDKFFTRIGASDKLARGQSTFMVEMIEVANILHNATDQSLVLLDEVGRGTSTFDGISIAWAVAEYLHNTPGRRPRTLFATHYHELTELAMLLTRVENYHIAVRKHEGKILFLRKIEKGSSSHSYGIEVASIAGIPAAVTDRAQEIMQNLESMEFDSYHRPRLAQETETVPSAAEDRAEMQLDFLQGVGEEHPLLEKIRQIDVSRLTPLDALNTLAEMQNML; encoded by the coding sequence ATGAAAAAAGAAACACCCATGATGGCTCAATACAATAAGATAAAACGGGAAAATCCCGGTGTTATGTTGCTCTTTCGTCTTGGTGATTTTTATGAAATGTTTGGTGATGACGCAAAAGATGCTGCTCGTATTCTCGGAATCACCCTCACAAAGCGAAATCATGGCGGAACAACAGATACCCCCTTGGCAGGGTTTCCACACCATGCCCTTGATAGATATGCGCATAAACTGGTGAAAGCGGGAAAGCGTATTGCCGTATGTGAGCAGATGGAAGATCCGAAAAAGGCCAAGGGGGTTGTAAAGCGGGATGTTGTTGAGATAGTTACGCCCGGTACGGGTATGGATCAGACCTATGTGGCAGATCGGGAGAATACGTACATCGTCTCTCTGTATTTTCATACGAAGGGGTTTGCCTGTGCTATCTGTGATATTTCCACGGGGGAGTTTCAGTGCCAAGACGGTGAATTTTCACTCCTTGAAGAATGTCTTATGCGGGTCGATCCTGCGGAGATTCTTATTCCACAAGGAATGGCAGATTCTGCCCATGAGAAGCGATTAACAGAATGGTTTCCCAAGGCCACACTTTCCTTTGCAGAAACAGGACGATATCGGGTAGATCGGTCACAGCGGGTTATGCAGGAGCATTTTTCCCTCTCTTCTCTTCATGGGCTTGGTTTTGAAGGTCGTGATGAGTTGCTTATCGCTTCTGCAGTATTGCTGGAGTATCTTCGCGATATGAAACGGAACCCTCTACAGCATATTTCAAAGATTGAATTTATGGGTGATTCCCGCTATGCGCAACTTGATCCTGCCTCTATTCGGAATCTTGAAATTATACATCCTCTTTTAGGGGGACAGGAAGGGGGAACCCTTCTTTCTGTGTTAGACAAAACCGTAACTGTTCTTGGGGCGCGCCTTTTAAAAAAGTGGCTTGTACGTCCCTTGCGTATTCCCCGTGAAATAGAAGAGCGGTTAGATGCGGTGGAGTGGTTTAAGGATACTCTCATGGTAACGACGAAAATACGGGAGTTGTTACGACGAGTATATGATCTTGAACGATGTATTACCCGTATTGTATTAGGGCGTGCGTCAGCCCGAGATATTGTTGCCTTGCGAATCTCCCTGGAGCAGTTTCCCCAGCTGTGTGATGCCCTACAGGATGTTCCCTGTGGAGAAATACAAAAATGTACCTCTCTTCTGTCTGGATTTGAGCAATTATGTGAATATATTAGTACCACCCTTGTAGATGATCCACCTGTTTCTTTGCGTGAGGGAGGGCTTATTCGTGCGGGGGTTGATTCTGTACTGGACGAGTATCGCGATATTTCCCATAATGGAAAAGATTGGATTGCACGTTTACAACAGGAAGAGAAGGAGAAAACCGGTATAGACTCACTAAAGGTGGGGTTTAATAAGGTCTTTGGATACTACCTGGAAGTTTCAAAAGTAAATATTGCAAAAGTGCCCGACTACTTTATACGCAAGCAAACCTTAGCAAATTCAGAACGATATATTACTCCTGAGCTGAAAGAAGTAGAAGAGAAGGTCTTAACGGCTGAGGAGAAGAGGGGCGATCTTGAATATGCGCTTTTTACCGAGCTACGTGAGTATATTGCCACGCGCTGTGAAGCTATTCAGGGGGCAGCTCAAGGTATTGCCCGGCTTGATCTTTTTTCTACCCTGGGACATCTCGCCATGGAGAATCAGTATATCCGTCCCTCTATTCGTGAAACGGGAGATCTTCATATTCTTGGGGGACGTCATCCTGTTGTTGAGGAAATGACCGACGCAGCCTTTGTTCCCAATGATACCCATTTCATCGAAGATACGAGTCAGTTTTTTGTAATTACAGGACCGAATATGGCAGGTAAATCTACCTATCTTCGTCAGAATGCCCTTATTGCCCTGATGGCACAGGTTGGGTCCTTTGTTCCAGCGCAGAAAGCTGAGGTTGGCTTGGTGGATAAGTTTTTTACGCGGATTGGTGCTTCGGATAAGCTCGCGCGGGGGCAGAGTACCTTCATGGTTGAGATGATTGAAGTAGCAAATATTCTCCATAATGCTACGGATCAGAGTCTTGTTCTTCTTGATGAAGTTGGCCGGGGTACATCAACCTTTGACGGTATTAGTATTGCTTGGGCTGTGGCGGAGTATCTCCACAATACTCCGGGAAGACGTCCTCGTACCCTTTTTGCCACGCATTACCATGAGCTTACGGAGTTGGCCATGCTCCTTACACGAGTTGAAAATTATCATATTGCTGTACGAAAACATGAAGGCAAGATTCTCTTTCTTCGTAAAATTGAAAAGGGGAGCAGTTCTCATTCTTACGGCATTGAGGTTGCCTCTATTGCGGGCATTCCCGCAGCAGTGACCGATCGTGCGCAGGAGATTATGCAGAATTTAGAATCCATGGAGTTTGATTCATATCACCGTCCACGCCTTGCTCAGGAAACTGAGACAGTTCCCTCGGCAGCGGAAGATCGTGCGGAGATGCAACTTGATTTTCTGCAAGGAGTTGGGGAAGAGCATCCCCTCCTTGAAAAAATACGTCAGATTGATGTTTCCCGTCTCACTCCCTTAGATGCCTTAAACACCTTAGCGGAGATGCAGAATATGCTCTAA
- a CDS encoding sigma-54 interaction domain-containing protein, giving the protein MDCFYTENSISGDCLNMVLETMAEAVILVDRENTIRYCNKSCERLSGFSREEIIGKTACDFLRCSNKEDCSLFENGNIHNAECAIQRRDGTLIPIRKSGRVIKKEGKIVGAVETITDMSVEKAHEDKIRELERRLQRHNHMELPDLIGKSSAMQRVFQQIQFAANSQANTLIQGESGTGKELVARAIHTNSDRKDGPFVAVNCSALPENLLESELFGHVKGAFTGAIRDKHGRIERARGGTLFLDEIGDISPLIQVKLLRFMQEKEFEPVGDSTPIQSDVRIIAATNRDLDRLVEEELFREDFYYRLKVFPLYIPPLRERRDDIPFLINHFIEKYNRYTGKKIRGITDNALEFLLSYSWRGNVRELENAIEHAFVTAEGAHIDIFNIPMDIRKKGLGGTSKPTPGTARPDKERVEAALRQYGGNKNAVAEHFSVNRSTLWRWMKKYELL; this is encoded by the coding sequence ATGGACTGTTTTTATACAGAAAATAGTATTTCCGGTGATTGCCTCAATATGGTCCTGGAAACCATGGCAGAAGCAGTCATCTTGGTTGATCGAGAAAACACGATCCGCTACTGCAATAAAAGCTGCGAACGCCTCAGCGGGTTTTCCCGGGAAGAGATTATCGGAAAAACTGCATGCGACTTTCTCCGATGCAGCAATAAAGAAGACTGCAGCCTTTTTGAAAACGGCAATATCCATAACGCCGAATGTGCGATACAACGACGTGACGGAACCCTCATTCCAATTCGCAAGAGCGGACGGGTAATTAAAAAAGAGGGGAAGATTGTCGGTGCCGTGGAAACCATAACGGACATGTCCGTGGAAAAAGCACACGAAGATAAAATACGTGAACTTGAACGTCGTCTCCAACGGCACAACCACATGGAACTTCCCGATCTAATTGGAAAAAGCAGTGCGATGCAACGCGTATTCCAGCAAATTCAATTTGCGGCGAATTCCCAAGCAAACACCCTTATTCAAGGCGAAAGCGGAACCGGAAAAGAGCTTGTTGCCAGGGCAATTCATACCAATAGCGATCGAAAAGACGGCCCCTTTGTCGCAGTAAACTGCTCAGCCCTTCCGGAAAACCTCCTTGAAAGCGAGCTTTTTGGGCATGTAAAAGGAGCATTCACCGGAGCAATTCGTGATAAACATGGACGCATAGAACGAGCACGGGGGGGAACGCTCTTTCTTGATGAGATCGGCGATATTTCACCCCTGATTCAGGTAAAACTACTTCGGTTTATGCAAGAAAAAGAGTTTGAACCAGTGGGAGACAGTACGCCCATACAGTCCGATGTCCGCATTATCGCAGCGACAAATCGGGATCTTGATAGATTGGTTGAAGAAGAGCTTTTCCGGGAAGATTTTTATTATCGATTAAAGGTCTTTCCTCTCTACATACCTCCTCTTCGTGAGCGAAGAGACGACATTCCCTTTCTCATCAATCATTTCATTGAGAAATACAATAGATATACGGGAAAAAAGATACGGGGTATTACGGACAATGCCCTCGAATTTCTTCTCTCATATTCATGGCGGGGAAATGTGCGAGAATTGGAGAATGCCATTGAGCATGCCTTTGTCACTGCTGAGGGTGCTCATATCGATATTTTTAATATCCCCATGGATATTCGCAAAAAAGGACTTGGGGGAACCTCCAAACCGACACCGGGTACCGCACGACCCGACAAAGAACGGGTGGAGGCAGCTCTGCGACAGTACGGCGGAAATAAAAACGCCGTGGCAGAACATTTTTCGGTAAATCGCAGTACCCTCTGGCGATGGATGAAAAAATACGAACTGCTTTAG
- the lgt gene encoding prolipoprotein diacylglyceryl transferase: MNQRSWWSSLPEQIDPTFITIGGENILTFGSSSGGGFPVQYYGLMYILVFLTTYALIGQLQKKEELSISPKQWEDIFFYGILGVILGGRLGYVLFYNFSYYATSPGEIFMPFRNGSFVGISGMSYHGGLIGAAVAIYYYTKRNNLSFHTISNNLAYAFPLGYTWGRLGNFINGELYGRVTDSPLGMYFPAAEGDHLRHPSQLYEAFFEGVFLFGVLHLFRKTNRFKEKMLPLYLIGYGLARFSIEFLREPDPHIGMNILNLSRGQTLSGAMILFGSILLFWYNRRQGTPLPTSSRRTT, from the coding sequence ATGAATCAACGCAGTTGGTGGAGCAGCCTCCCCGAGCAGATAGATCCCACCTTTATTACCATAGGTGGAGAAAACATTCTCACCTTTGGCAGCAGTTCCGGCGGAGGATTTCCCGTACAATACTATGGACTTATGTACATACTTGTATTTCTTACAACCTACGCACTCATTGGACAGCTTCAGAAAAAAGAAGAACTCTCCATCTCCCCAAAGCAGTGGGAGGATATCTTTTTCTACGGTATCCTGGGAGTTATTTTGGGGGGACGGCTCGGGTATGTTCTTTTTTATAACTTCTCCTACTACGCCACAAGCCCCGGTGAAATTTTCATGCCCTTTCGCAACGGATCCTTTGTAGGTATCTCCGGGATGTCCTACCACGGTGGACTCATCGGAGCTGCCGTGGCAATTTATTACTATACAAAACGAAACAATCTTTCTTTCCACACCATTTCTAACAACCTTGCCTATGCCTTTCCCCTGGGATATACGTGGGGACGACTGGGCAATTTTATCAATGGTGAACTCTATGGAAGGGTAACCGATTCCCCCCTGGGCATGTATTTCCCTGCTGCGGAAGGAGACCACCTTCGTCATCCATCACAGCTGTATGAAGCGTTTTTCGAAGGCGTGTTTCTCTTTGGTGTATTACACCTGTTCCGCAAAACCAATCGATTTAAAGAAAAAATGCTCCCCCTCTACTTGATCGGCTACGGCCTTGCCCGATTCAGCATTGAATTTCTCCGTGAACCCGATCCGCATATCGGCATGAATATACTCAACCTTTCACGGGGACAAACCCTCAGTGGAGCAATGATTCTATTCGGCAGTATCCTCTTGTTTTGGTATAACCGCCGCCAAGGCACACCCCTCCCCACCTCTTCCCGCCGTACGACATAG
- a CDS encoding TIGR04211 family SH3 domain-containing protein, producing MLHGIPKYISFFVLAFPLFASTYVTDSFTINLRSTPASNGRIIQMLPSGEALEIRERQDEWSRVQTASGREGWVLHRYIISRAPWKNQAAAQQRQRERYAKQLEKVRDSLRVSTSELDAVQRSFTRLKGAYDSLDTEYHALRDGSQEYLTLQHEHEEAHKELQQTLQENNELRDENNRLKADSSKVWVLVGGGMVLLGFALAHVPRKQKKRRW from the coding sequence ATGCTCCACGGTATACCAAAATATATCTCTTTTTTTGTATTGGCGTTTCCCCTCTTCGCATCTACTTATGTAACAGACTCATTTACCATAAACTTGCGGAGTACTCCTGCTTCTAACGGGCGTATTATTCAAATGTTGCCATCAGGTGAAGCTCTTGAAATACGTGAGCGTCAAGATGAATGGAGTCGGGTGCAAACTGCTTCAGGACGCGAAGGGTGGGTTCTTCATCGATATATTATCTCTCGTGCACCATGGAAGAATCAAGCTGCTGCACAGCAACGACAGCGTGAACGGTATGCGAAGCAACTGGAGAAGGTACGTGATTCCCTTCGTGTTTCTACCAGTGAGCTTGATGCGGTGCAACGCTCTTTTACCCGCTTGAAAGGAGCCTATGATTCTCTTGATACAGAATATCATGCCCTTCGTGATGGATCACAGGAGTATCTTACCTTGCAACATGAGCATGAAGAGGCGCACAAGGAGTTACAACAAACCCTGCAAGAAAATAATGAATTACGGGATGAAAACAACCGTCTTAAGGCTGATAGTAGCAAGGTGTGGGTTCTGGTCGGGGGTGGCATGGTGCTGCTTGGATTTGCCTTAGCTCATGTGCCCCGTAAACAGAAAAAGCGACGGTGGTAG
- a CDS encoding TIGR03960 family B12-binding radical SAM protein → METLSERIGRLLLPFVENPSRYSGGELNIAKKNRAASSLCGVLCFPEVYDIGMSHYGSQVLYHLINRESPWFLSRAYMPWEDAEAIMRREDIPLYALEDRVPVRDADWVGFSLQYELQYSNLVTMLELSGIPVFSHQRGEDDPLIIAGGPVTANPEPVADFIDVFLPGDGEESLPRFCRILEESKGMSRREILSRLSREHGNAYVPALHEVRQNGCFAITATDRPIPSARIATLREEDVPRKQIVPLAEVVHNTMAVEVMRGCTQGCRFCSAGMYYRPVRERAVSGIVDQIEYGVDETGWNTVTCLSLSTVDYSEFGDLLCRVADIKQRHGTSLSLPSTRIDAITSDEFALFDSLAGSSSITIAPEAGSERLRRVINKNFTTETILSIVRKICETRVKTVKLYFMVGLPTETMDDMDEMIYLIEDIQKILQKHTRGAQLNISLSPFSPKPHTPFQWHGFAGKEVILERCKHVKAHFYSTRSVKVSYRNPQVSFLETVLSRGDRRLGAVIYGAQQNGARFDGWQEYFYLDRWLDAAAAEELDLSSYVSALPDEQALPWDTISQGFSEFFLKTERERALRELPTRDCRFGCVSCGVCGPNLSMTYAPKEQKASPTEALQALHHDTEEGMHETTRVRVWYAKQESLRFLPHQSMVNSIIRGFNAAGVPVAFSQGMRPRPKFSFGPPLPQGACGDNELFDVTVRAGYPLCLASVAKYLPHGLVLKHTETVEKKAPALNSLVVQADWHITAAAPSLEVSDITAAVTQFYSEESLVVVRTRKNKKNRTIDVKPLVRNLRQEKRDLFVTLSAEPGNSCKPSEFLAVLFPHHRFSDFRVIRTALYGPEGSL, encoded by the coding sequence ATGGAAACACTTTCTGAACGAATAGGCCGATTACTCCTTCCCTTTGTAGAAAACCCCTCCCGTTACAGCGGGGGCGAGCTGAATATTGCCAAAAAAAATCGGGCTGCGTCATCCCTTTGTGGTGTACTTTGTTTTCCCGAAGTCTATGATATCGGTATGTCTCACTATGGAAGCCAGGTATTATATCATTTGATTAATCGGGAGTCACCGTGGTTTCTTTCCCGGGCTTATATGCCGTGGGAAGATGCTGAAGCCATCATGCGTCGGGAAGATATCCCTTTGTATGCCCTGGAAGATCGGGTTCCTGTGCGTGATGCTGATTGGGTTGGCTTTTCCTTGCAGTATGAACTGCAGTACAGTAATCTTGTAACTATGCTGGAACTGAGCGGAATCCCCGTCTTTTCTCACCAGCGGGGAGAGGATGATCCTCTTATTATTGCAGGTGGACCGGTTACTGCAAATCCAGAGCCCGTTGCTGATTTTATTGATGTATTTCTTCCCGGTGACGGAGAGGAGTCCTTGCCTCGTTTTTGCAGAATCCTTGAAGAGTCAAAGGGAATGTCGCGTAGGGAAATTCTTTCACGGCTTTCCCGGGAACATGGAAATGCCTATGTGCCCGCGCTCCATGAGGTACGACAGAACGGATGCTTTGCTATTACCGCTACAGATCGGCCAATTCCCTCTGCGCGTATTGCGACCCTCCGTGAAGAGGATGTTCCGCGTAAACAAATAGTTCCCCTGGCTGAGGTGGTACATAATACCATGGCTGTGGAGGTGATGCGGGGATGCACACAGGGGTGCCGGTTCTGCAGTGCCGGAATGTACTATCGTCCCGTGCGTGAACGAGCTGTTTCTGGTATTGTCGATCAAATTGAGTATGGGGTAGATGAAACGGGGTGGAATACTGTCACGTGTCTTTCCCTGTCCACGGTGGATTATTCCGAGTTTGGAGACCTTCTGTGTCGTGTGGCAGATATAAAACAGCGGCATGGAACCTCCCTTTCTCTGCCGTCAACTCGTATTGATGCTATCACCTCAGATGAGTTTGCTCTGTTTGACTCCCTTGCGGGAAGCTCCTCCATAACCATAGCACCAGAGGCCGGGAGCGAACGTTTGCGTCGAGTGATAAATAAAAATTTTACCACCGAGACGATTCTCTCTATTGTACGAAAGATCTGTGAAACCCGGGTGAAAACAGTTAAGCTGTACTTTATGGTGGGACTTCCCACGGAAACCATGGATGATATGGATGAGATGATCTATCTCATAGAAGATATACAAAAAATTCTACAGAAACATACTCGAGGGGCACAGCTAAATATATCTCTTTCTCCCTTTTCTCCTAAGCCACATACCCCTTTTCAATGGCATGGATTTGCAGGAAAAGAGGTTATTTTAGAGCGATGTAAGCATGTAAAAGCTCATTTTTATTCAACCCGTTCCGTAAAGGTGAGTTATCGTAATCCCCAGGTTTCGTTTCTGGAGACTGTTCTTTCGCGCGGAGATCGGCGATTAGGGGCTGTAATCTATGGGGCACAGCAGAACGGGGCCCGTTTTGATGGATGGCAAGAGTACTTTTATCTTGACCGCTGGCTTGATGCGGCAGCTGCTGAAGAGCTTGATCTCAGTTCATATGTGTCTGCTCTTCCTGATGAGCAAGCCCTTCCGTGGGATACGATCTCTCAAGGGTTTTCTGAGTTTTTCTTAAAAACAGAACGTGAGCGTGCTTTGAGAGAACTTCCAACTCGTGATTGTCGTTTTGGGTGTGTTTCTTGTGGGGTGTGCGGCCCTAATCTTTCTATGACCTATGCCCCCAAAGAACAGAAGGCTTCTCCCACGGAGGCGTTACAGGCCTTACATCACGATACCGAGGAAGGGATGCATGAAACAACCCGTGTGCGGGTTTGGTATGCAAAGCAGGAATCACTCCGTTTTTTGCCCCACCAAAGTATGGTAAATAGCATTATTCGAGGGTTCAATGCTGCGGGAGTGCCCGTTGCTTTTTCCCAGGGTATGCGTCCCCGTCCTAAGTTCTCCTTTGGGCCTCCGCTTCCGCAGGGGGCGTGTGGAGACAATGAGCTTTTTGACGTTACTGTGCGTGCGGGATATCCTCTTTGTCTTGCATCCGTGGCAAAATATCTCCCTCATGGTTTGGTGCTGAAACATACAGAGACCGTGGAGAAGAAGGCTCCTGCTCTCAATAGTCTTGTGGTACAGGCCGATTGGCATATCACGGCGGCAGCACCCTCTCTCGAAGTTTCCGATATTACCGCAGCGGTTACTCAGTTTTACTCTGAAGAATCTCTTGTAGTTGTGCGTACACGAAAAAATAAGAAAAATCGTACCATTGATGTAAAACCTTTGGTGCGGAATCTTCGTCAGGAAAAGCGAGATCTCTTTGTTACCCTGTCAGCAGAACCGGGTAATTCATGCAAGCCATCGGAATTCCTTGCGGTCCTTTTTCCCCATCATAGATTCAGTGACTTTCGTGTGATACGAACAGCACTCTATGGGCCCGAAGGTTCATTGTAA